Proteins co-encoded in one Kutzneria chonburiensis genomic window:
- a CDS encoding glycosyl hydrolase 2 galactose-binding domain-containing protein, protein MKRVLGATLVAALALAGALPACAAVSPPGLTTLGTAGWTVLSSATATQGGAKISTPGFDTSNWLKVRPDDAGAPGTEITALVQNDKCPDVFVADNMKKCFGTQKKNSGPVTTAQFATPWWFRTDFTASLGSGQTASLVVNGVVGKADVWVNGTEVATSATVTGAYTRFSFDVTGTLKSGNNSLAVEMYPNDPSKMLTLDDVDWNQLPPDNNTGIQFPIQLLVASGLSVGNAHVVQSNATDLSSSKLTVKADVTNASGSSQTGTATATITPRPAARRSR, encoded by the coding sequence ATGAAGCGAGTACTCGGCGCGACGCTCGTCGCCGCGCTCGCGCTGGCGGGAGCGTTACCCGCCTGCGCGGCCGTCTCCCCGCCCGGCCTGACCACCCTGGGCACCGCGGGCTGGACGGTGCTCAGCAGCGCGACCGCGACCCAGGGCGGCGCCAAGATCTCCACGCCCGGCTTCGACACCTCGAACTGGCTCAAGGTGCGGCCGGACGACGCGGGCGCGCCCGGCACCGAGATCACCGCACTGGTGCAGAACGACAAGTGCCCGGACGTGTTCGTCGCGGACAACATGAAGAAGTGCTTCGGCACGCAGAAGAAGAACTCCGGCCCGGTGACCACGGCCCAGTTCGCCACCCCGTGGTGGTTCCGCACCGACTTCACCGCATCCCTCGGCTCCGGCCAGACGGCGTCGCTGGTGGTCAACGGCGTGGTCGGCAAGGCCGACGTCTGGGTCAACGGCACCGAGGTCGCCACCTCGGCCACCGTGACCGGCGCGTACACCAGGTTCAGCTTCGACGTCACCGGCACGCTGAAGTCGGGCAATAACTCGCTGGCCGTGGAGATGTACCCGAACGACCCGTCCAAGATGCTGACGCTGGACGACGTCGACTGGAACCAGCTGCCGCCGGACAACAACACCGGCATCCAGTTCCCGATCCAGCTGCTGGTGGCCAGCGGACTCAGCGTCGGCAACGCGCACGTGGTGCAGAGCAACGCCACCGACCTGAGCAGCTCCAAGCTGACCGTGAAGGCCGACGTCACCAACGCCAGCGGCAGCAGCCAGACCGGCACCGCGACGGCGACGATCACTCCCCGTCCGGCGGCACGCCGATCACGGTGA
- a CDS encoding FxLYD domain-containing protein has translation MSQNVTVAAHSKSTVTFPVQTISHPQVWWPYQMGAQPMYTLDTTVSGGNSTHEQFGIRTITTALVGKAPSAPDGVRQYSVNGVPFVVRGGGFAPDLFLRYSSTDISRQVALLKNMGLNVIRLEGHLPPDDFFQQMDKAGMLIDSGQQCCDFWETPGTATATMNLLTLSAQTIGENERDHPSVFTYSWSDNEPSAAVETAELKGFKAADFSQPIISSAEYKSSPQLGASGEKEGPYDYVPPNYWYDTSHFDSGDDRTNAGGSWGFDSEESAGDTVPTLDSINRFLNASDQAHLWQNPDFNQYHANYETGHGGYKFGTLFTFDTALTNRYGKWTDLASYVQEAQVQNYENTRAQFEAFLDHSTNAAAPSTGTIYWQANKGWPTLLWDLYNYDGDQAGSFFGAKKANQPLHALFAIDNNTVTLDNLSGTTQSNVSVEAKVYDTNGKVLDDQGVNGLSLAPQQVRNAVVKPKVPTSTPGNVYFVELLVKQDNAIVDRNVYWQPTRQDAVNWSSTLGNPQATMTTYADLTGLQSLAAAKVSATATTTSAAGPDGADRVTKVTVTNTSTTPTVGFFLRADVRRGTASGGEQAGDNQVTSTLWDDNDITLWPGESQTLSVTWKSADLKGATPVVSVSGWNVGRFDVKA, from the coding sequence GTGAGCCAGAACGTCACGGTGGCCGCGCATTCCAAGTCCACGGTCACGTTCCCGGTGCAGACGATCTCGCACCCGCAGGTCTGGTGGCCGTACCAGATGGGCGCGCAGCCCATGTACACATTGGACACCACGGTCAGCGGCGGCAACAGCACGCACGAGCAGTTCGGCATCCGCACCATCACCACCGCGCTGGTCGGCAAGGCGCCGAGCGCGCCGGACGGCGTCCGCCAGTACTCGGTCAACGGCGTGCCGTTCGTGGTGCGCGGCGGCGGTTTCGCGCCGGACCTGTTCCTGCGCTACAGCTCGACCGACATCTCGCGGCAGGTCGCGCTGCTGAAGAACATGGGGCTCAACGTGATCCGGCTGGAGGGGCACCTGCCGCCGGACGACTTCTTCCAGCAGATGGACAAGGCCGGCATGCTGATCGACTCCGGCCAGCAGTGCTGCGACTTCTGGGAGACGCCGGGCACGGCCACCGCCACCATGAACCTGCTCACGCTGTCGGCCCAGACCATCGGCGAGAACGAGCGCGACCACCCCAGCGTGTTCACCTACAGCTGGAGCGACAACGAACCCAGCGCCGCGGTGGAGACGGCCGAGCTCAAGGGCTTCAAGGCGGCCGACTTCAGCCAGCCGATCATCTCCTCGGCCGAGTACAAGAGCAGCCCGCAGCTGGGCGCGTCGGGTGAGAAGGAGGGCCCGTACGACTACGTGCCGCCGAACTACTGGTACGACACCAGCCACTTCGACAGCGGCGACGACCGGACCAACGCCGGCGGCTCGTGGGGCTTCGACAGCGAGGAGAGCGCCGGCGACACGGTGCCGACGCTGGACTCGATCAACCGCTTCCTCAACGCCTCCGACCAGGCCCACCTGTGGCAGAACCCGGACTTCAACCAGTACCACGCCAACTACGAGACCGGGCACGGCGGCTACAAGTTCGGCACGCTGTTCACCTTCGACACCGCGCTGACCAACCGCTACGGCAAGTGGACCGACCTGGCCTCGTACGTGCAGGAGGCGCAGGTGCAGAACTACGAGAACACCCGCGCCCAGTTCGAGGCGTTCCTGGACCACTCGACCAACGCGGCGGCCCCGTCGACCGGCACGATCTACTGGCAGGCCAACAAGGGCTGGCCGACGCTGCTGTGGGACCTCTACAACTACGACGGCGACCAGGCCGGCAGCTTCTTCGGCGCGAAGAAGGCCAACCAGCCGCTGCACGCGCTGTTCGCCATCGACAACAACACGGTGACGCTGGACAACCTGTCCGGGACCACGCAGTCGAACGTGTCGGTGGAGGCGAAGGTCTACGACACCAACGGAAAGGTGCTCGACGACCAGGGTGTCAACGGTCTTTCCCTTGCGCCGCAGCAGGTGCGCAACGCGGTGGTCAAGCCCAAGGTGCCGACCAGCACCCCGGGCAACGTGTACTTCGTCGAGCTGCTGGTCAAGCAGGACAACGCGATCGTGGACCGCAACGTGTACTGGCAGCCGACCAGGCAGGACGCGGTGAACTGGTCGTCCACGCTGGGCAATCCGCAGGCCACGATGACCACGTACGCCGACCTGACCGGCCTGCAGTCGCTGGCCGCGGCCAAGGTCTCGGCGACCGCCACGACGACCTCGGCGGCCGGGCCGGACGGCGCGGACCGGGTGACCAAGGTGACGGTCACCAACACCTCGACCACGCCGACGGTCGGCTTCTTCCTCCGGGCCGACGTGCGGCGCGGCACCGCGAGCGGCGGCGAGCAGGCCGGTGACAACCAGGTGACCTCGACCCTGTGGGACGACAACGACATCACGTTGTGGCCCGGCGAGTCGCAGACCCTGAGCGTCACCTGGAAGTCGGCCGACCTCAAGGGTGCGACGCCGGTGGTCAGCGTGAGCGGCTGGAACGTGGGCAGGTTCGACGTGAAGGCGTAG
- a CDS encoding class I SAM-dependent methyltransferase — protein MTDVDALTALTRGDRRQARELALRGTSLLAQALATYLDTEDTGSVYDQPAAFEAFISGGGNVGLYAAVEAALADQYRELAPLRLADIGCGDGRVIGNALALGGHLPDSLTLVEPSAALLAQAVRALTPSRAYAGTVQAFLSEVDAEFDLVESTFAMHTIPHVERTQVLATLRHRTERLVIVDFDVPAVEHGGPEHLRFLAETYERGLSEYTGDLVAQGFLMPVLVGQLTPGALASRASRVTWEQPATAWREQLEKAGYASVSVVTLHDYWSSPAFLLTAE, from the coding sequence ATGACTGATGTCGACGCGTTGACGGCACTCACGCGGGGCGACCGCCGGCAGGCGCGGGAGCTGGCCTTGCGCGGCACATCCCTGCTGGCCCAAGCCTTGGCGACCTATCTGGACACCGAGGACACCGGTTCGGTGTACGACCAGCCGGCCGCGTTCGAGGCTTTCATCAGCGGTGGTGGGAATGTCGGCCTGTACGCGGCGGTCGAGGCCGCGCTGGCCGACCAGTACCGTGAGCTGGCACCGTTGCGGCTGGCCGACATCGGCTGCGGTGACGGTCGGGTGATCGGCAATGCCCTGGCACTTGGTGGACATCTGCCGGACTCGCTGACTTTGGTCGAGCCGTCGGCCGCGCTGCTGGCCCAGGCCGTGCGGGCGCTGACCCCTTCGCGGGCCTACGCCGGCACCGTGCAGGCTTTTCTGTCCGAAGTGGACGCCGAGTTCGATCTGGTCGAGTCGACCTTCGCCATGCACACCATCCCGCACGTCGAACGCACGCAGGTCCTTGCCACGCTGCGGCATCGCACCGAGCGGCTGGTGATCGTCGACTTCGACGTGCCGGCGGTCGAGCACGGGGGACCGGAACACCTGCGCTTCCTGGCCGAGACGTACGAACGCGGCCTGTCCGAGTACACAGGAGACCTTGTTGCGCAGGGATTCCTGATGCCGGTGCTGGTGGGCCAGCTGACCCCTGGGGCACTGGCCTCCCGCGCGTCACGGGTCACCTGGGAGCAGCCGGCCACCGCCTGGCGGGAACAACTGGAAAAGGCCGGCTACGCCAGTGTTTCCGTCGTGACACTGCACGACTACTGGTCGTCGCCGGCCTTCCTGCTCACCGCCGAGTGA